A portion of the Microbispora sp. ZYX-F-249 genome contains these proteins:
- a CDS encoding MarR family winged helix-turn-helix transcriptional regulator, which produces MRQRDRVDEMIEGWRAELPEAATVQLEIVKRLTRLKARVEEVTQAVLGRHGLTYAEFDVLATLRRAGRPYRLKPSRLASHLMLTTGGTSNILQRLVAAGLVEREPDPADGRSSWVRLTPLGVTKAEELSLATTEAHRELLADVPEPAARALADLLRDVLLALGDRAQPRT; this is translated from the coding sequence ATGCGACAGCGGGACCGGGTCGACGAGATGATCGAAGGGTGGCGGGCCGAACTGCCGGAGGCGGCCACCGTCCAACTCGAGATCGTCAAGCGCCTCACCCGGCTCAAGGCCCGCGTCGAGGAGGTCACCCAGGCGGTGCTCGGCCGGCACGGCCTGACGTACGCGGAGTTCGACGTCCTCGCCACCCTCCGCCGGGCCGGCCGGCCCTACCGGCTCAAGCCGAGCAGGCTCGCCTCCCACCTGATGCTCACGACCGGAGGGACGAGCAACATCCTGCAGCGGCTGGTCGCCGCCGGGCTGGTGGAACGGGAGCCCGACCCGGCCGACGGGCGCAGCTCGTGGGTGCGGCTCACCCCGCTCGGCGTGACGAAAGCCGAGGAGCTGTCGCTGGCCACGACCGAGGCGCACCGGGAGCTGCTGGCGGACGTGCCGGAACCGGCCGCGCGCGCCCTGGCCGACCTGCTCAGGGACGTCCTGCTCGCCCTGGGCGACCGCGCCCAGCCCAGAACGTAA
- a CDS encoding TetR/AcrR family transcriptional regulator, with protein sequence MIAEEKRARRRAHIADAAMRLFAERGFDAVTVNEVAEAAGVAKATLFNYFPTKESLVLHVLDDDLARVVAERAPDRTPLRALREHYREAVAEPADSHVPGLRTMVRVIQQSPALIAGVSRFRGEQVAALVKALIEAGEPDDMRVRLMAAHIVTAVGTVQETFFQRLTDGMPPPAAGRLVGGDLDLAFDLLERAFGGEEN encoded by the coding sequence GTGATCGCCGAAGAGAAACGAGCCCGGCGCAGAGCCCACATCGCGGACGCGGCGATGCGGCTGTTCGCCGAGCGGGGGTTCGACGCGGTGACCGTCAACGAGGTCGCCGAGGCGGCCGGGGTCGCTAAGGCGACCCTGTTCAACTACTTCCCGACCAAGGAATCCCTGGTCTTGCACGTGCTCGACGACGACCTCGCGCGGGTCGTCGCCGAGCGCGCGCCGGACCGCACGCCGCTGCGCGCACTGCGCGAGCACTATCGCGAAGCCGTCGCCGAGCCCGCGGACTCCCACGTCCCCGGGCTGCGCACCATGGTGCGGGTCATCCAGCAGAGCCCCGCGCTCATCGCCGGCGTCAGCCGCTTCCGCGGCGAGCAGGTGGCGGCCCTGGTCAAGGCCCTCATAGAGGCCGGCGAACCGGACGACATGCGCGTCCGGCTGATGGCCGCGCACATCGTCACCGCGGTCGGCACCGTCCAGGAGACGTTCTTCCAGCGCCTGACGGACGGCATGCCCCCGCCGGCGGCGGGCAGGCTCGTCGGCGGTGACCTCGATCTCGCGTTCGACCTGCTGGAGCGGGCCTTCGGCGGAGAGGAGAACTGA
- a CDS encoding DNA alkylation repair protein, translating to MTLLKAVRLALTEAADPARAVSMRSYMKSEMPFLGVTAVPRRAALRKVFAEHRLDSAPEWRRAVLALWREAEYREERYAAIELSAHRFYRPWQTLYTIPMYEEMIVTGAWWDLVDDIAVHRIGTLLRLYPESMRRLVLEWAHDPDLWKRRTAILCQNSFKERTDAHLLYACIEPSLSDTDFFARKAIGWALREYAKTNPQEVLRYVKHQGLSGVSRREALRNLPGA from the coding sequence ATGACACTCCTCAAGGCCGTACGGCTCGCGCTGACCGAGGCCGCCGACCCGGCGCGCGCCGTCTCGATGCGGTCGTACATGAAGTCGGAGATGCCGTTCCTCGGGGTGACGGCCGTGCCCCGCCGGGCCGCGCTGCGCAAGGTCTTCGCCGAGCACCGGCTGGACAGCGCCCCCGAGTGGCGCAGGGCCGTGCTGGCCCTGTGGCGCGAGGCGGAGTACCGCGAGGAGCGCTACGCCGCCATCGAGCTGTCCGCGCACCGCTTCTACCGGCCCTGGCAGACGCTCTACACCATCCCCATGTACGAGGAGATGATCGTCACCGGGGCGTGGTGGGACCTGGTCGACGACATCGCCGTGCACCGGATCGGCACGCTGCTGCGGCTGTATCCCGAGAGCATGCGCCGCCTGGTGCTGGAGTGGGCGCACGACCCCGACCTGTGGAAGCGGCGCACGGCCATCCTGTGCCAGAACTCCTTCAAGGAGCGGACCGACGCCCACCTGCTCTACGCCTGCATCGAGCCGAGCCTGTCGGACACCGACTTCTTCGCCCGCAAGGCGATCGGCTGGGCGCTGCGGGAGTACGCGAAGACCAACCCGCAGGAGGTGCTCCGCTACGTGAAGCACCAGGGCCTCAGCGGGGTGAGCCGCCGCGAGGCGCTGCGGAACCTCCCCGGCGCGTAG
- a CDS encoding alkaline phosphatase D family protein, translated as MAKMGYPFTLGVASGEPLPDGVILWTRLAPEPLHPTQPGGMPNRAMTVRWELAEDEAFTRIVQSGTAPAQPDWAHSVHVRVAGLRPAADYFYRFFVEGHVSPVGRTRTAPAPDSTAPVRFCFVSCQRYEHGHFTALGHMAAERPDLVLHLGDYIYEYGKPKNPKPGRWVRPLESAAECTTLGAYRNRYARYKMDKDLQAAHAAAPWVPIPDDHEVRDNWAGALPGDGGSPAAFLKRRAAAFKAYYEHQPLRVRPSGSALQNHRWRPYGRVADFLLTDTRQYREGRDMLGAEQEKWLTDRLRGSAARWKVLAQAVFFSQRKFPLEPVSADAWDGYPASRSRVLAAAPDGLVVLSGDVHSAYACDIRADWADPASRALGVEFVGPSVTSMPGTTDASAILDANPHIAFFDSRHGYVSCAADMEGFRADYRAVAFVDRPGAPATTVAGFEVKENRLHRIDL; from the coding sequence ATGGCGAAAATGGGCTATCCGTTCACCCTGGGGGTGGCGTCAGGGGAGCCGTTACCCGACGGCGTGATCCTGTGGACCCGTCTGGCCCCCGAACCGCTGCATCCGACACAGCCCGGCGGCATGCCCAACCGGGCGATGACCGTACGGTGGGAGCTCGCCGAGGACGAGGCGTTCACGAGGATCGTGCAGTCCGGCACGGCGCCCGCGCAACCGGACTGGGCGCACAGCGTGCACGTGCGGGTGGCCGGGCTGCGGCCCGCCGCCGACTACTTCTACCGGTTCTTCGTGGAGGGCCACGTCAGCCCGGTGGGCCGCACCAGGACCGCGCCCGCCCCCGATTCGACCGCGCCCGTCCGGTTCTGCTTCGTCTCCTGCCAGCGCTACGAGCACGGCCACTTCACCGCGCTGGGTCACATGGCCGCGGAGCGCCCCGACCTCGTCCTCCACCTCGGCGACTACATCTACGAGTACGGCAAGCCGAAGAACCCCAAGCCGGGCCGGTGGGTGCGCCCGCTCGAGTCGGCGGCCGAGTGCACGACGCTCGGCGCCTACCGCAACCGCTACGCCCGCTACAAGATGGACAAGGACCTGCAGGCCGCCCACGCCGCCGCGCCGTGGGTCCCGATCCCCGACGACCACGAGGTGCGCGACAACTGGGCGGGCGCGCTGCCCGGCGACGGCGGCAGCCCCGCCGCCTTCCTCAAGCGCAGGGCCGCCGCGTTCAAGGCCTACTACGAGCACCAGCCGCTGCGCGTGCGCCCGTCCGGCTCCGCCCTGCAGAACCACCGCTGGCGCCCGTACGGCCGGGTGGCCGACTTCCTGCTGACCGACACGCGGCAGTACCGCGAGGGGCGCGACATGCTCGGCGCCGAGCAGGAGAAGTGGCTGACCGACCGGCTGCGCGGCTCGGCGGCCCGGTGGAAGGTGCTCGCGCAGGCGGTGTTCTTCTCCCAGCGGAAGTTCCCGCTCGAGCCGGTGAGCGCCGACGCCTGGGACGGCTACCCCGCCTCGCGGTCCCGCGTGCTCGCCGCCGCCCCCGACGGGCTGGTCGTGCTGAGCGGCGACGTGCACAGCGCCTACGCCTGCGACATCCGCGCCGACTGGGCGGACCCGGCCTCGCGCGCACTCGGGGTCGAGTTCGTCGGGCCGTCGGTGACGAGCATGCCCGGCACCACCGACGCGAGCGCGATCCTCGACGCCAACCCGCACATCGCGTTCTTCGACAGCCGCCACGGTTACGTGTCCTGCGCGGCGGACATGGAGGGCTTCCGCGCGGACTACCGGGCCGTCGCCTTCGTGGACCGTCCCGGCGCCCCGGCGACCACCGTCGCCGGCTTCGAGGTGAAGGAGAACCGGCTCCACCGTATCGATCTGTGA
- a CDS encoding glycoside hydrolase family 3 protein, translating to MKRSPDLLRLADTVLLPGFTGTTAPDWVRRRLAGGLAGVVLFSRNVDTPAQLAALTSALRAENPDILIGIDEEAGEVTRLEARTGSSRPGNYALGVVDDVELTERVARDIGRDLRAAGVNIDFAPAADVNSNPDNPVIGLRSFGADPLLVARHTAAWIRGLQATGVAACAKHFPGHGDTSVDSHHGVPRVPASREELAEVELWPFRVAIAEGVRSIMTGHLLVTAYDEELPATLSPRILTGLLREELGFEGLIVTDGIEMAAVSGRYGLGGASAMAVAAGADAVCVGGENADEATHEHIRDAVADAVTEGRLSEERLADAAARVRALTAWQAQAPAPDDREDEIGLVAARRAVRVTLRGGDGVLPLAGAPHVVELAPETNLAIDKGMPWGAGEPLGKLLPGTTVARLRRGDVHNGVAGTVLSQAADRPLVVVVRDAHRHLWQTDLLERLLAARPDGVVVEMGLPGRTDLGAVHIATHGAARVCGQAAAEVLAGLT from the coding sequence ATGAAGCGAAGCCCTGACCTGCTCCGTCTGGCCGACACGGTCCTGTTGCCCGGCTTCACCGGGACCACCGCCCCCGACTGGGTGCGGCGGCGGCTCGCCGGCGGGCTCGCCGGTGTGGTGCTGTTCTCCCGGAACGTCGACACCCCGGCCCAGCTCGCCGCGCTGACCTCGGCTCTGCGCGCGGAGAACCCCGACATCCTGATCGGCATCGACGAGGAGGCCGGGGAGGTGACGAGGCTCGAGGCCCGCACGGGCAGCTCGCGGCCGGGCAACTACGCCCTGGGCGTCGTGGACGACGTGGAGCTGACCGAGCGGGTGGCCCGCGACATCGGCCGCGACCTGCGGGCCGCGGGGGTGAACATCGACTTCGCCCCGGCCGCCGACGTCAACTCCAACCCGGACAACCCGGTCATCGGCCTGCGGTCGTTCGGCGCCGACCCGCTGCTCGTCGCGCGGCACACGGCCGCCTGGATCCGCGGCCTGCAGGCCACCGGCGTGGCGGCCTGCGCCAAGCACTTCCCGGGGCACGGCGACACGTCGGTCGACTCCCACCACGGCGTGCCACGCGTCCCGGCCTCCCGGGAGGAGCTGGCCGAGGTCGAGCTGTGGCCGTTCCGGGTGGCCATCGCCGAGGGCGTGCGCTCGATCATGACCGGCCACCTGCTGGTCACGGCGTACGACGAGGAGCTGCCGGCCACGCTCAGCCCCCGCATCCTCACCGGCCTGCTGCGGGAGGAGCTGGGCTTCGAGGGCCTGATCGTGACCGACGGCATCGAGATGGCCGCCGTCTCCGGCAGGTACGGCCTGGGCGGCGCGAGCGCGATGGCCGTGGCGGCGGGCGCCGACGCGGTCTGCGTGGGCGGGGAGAACGCCGACGAGGCGACCCACGAGCACATCCGCGACGCGGTCGCGGACGCGGTGACCGAGGGCAGGCTGTCGGAGGAGCGGCTCGCCGACGCCGCCGCGCGGGTGCGCGCCCTGACCGCCTGGCAGGCGCAGGCCCCGGCGCCGGACGACCGTGAGGACGAGATCGGGCTCGTCGCCGCCCGCCGGGCCGTACGGGTGACCCTGCGCGGGGGGGACGGGGTGCTGCCGCTGGCCGGCGCCCCGCACGTGGTGGAGCTGGCGCCGGAGACCAACCTCGCGATCGACAAGGGCATGCCCTGGGGCGCGGGGGAGCCGCTCGGCAAGCTCCTGCCCGGCACCACGGTCGCCCGGCTGCGCCGGGGCGACGTCCACAACGGCGTCGCCGGCACGGTGCTGAGCCAGGCGGCCGACCGGCCCCTCGTCGTCGTCGTGCGGGACGCCCACCGCCACCTCTGGCAGACGGACCTGCTGGAGCGCCTGCTGGCCGCCCGGCCGGACGGCGTCGTGGTCGAGATGGGGCTGCCGGGCCGTACGGACCTGGGGGCGGTCCACATCGCCACGCACGGCGCCGCCAGGGTCTGCGGGCAGGCGGCGGCGGAGGTGCTGGCCGGGCTCACCTGA
- a CDS encoding flavin reductase family protein: MSIPVSRRVGHDGARRIPAVNAQHFRNVLGRYATGVVAVTAIDTLTGEPCGLAVNSFTSVSLDPPLVAFCVSGDSTSWPRLRAAASVCVNVLAEQQREACERLAAPGGDKFANLSWALSPGGAPVLDGALAWIDCVVDVEHPAGDHVIVVARVTGLDRHDDGGPLVFFRGAYGGFRS, encoded by the coding sequence ATGAGCATCCCTGTGTCCCGGAGGGTCGGCCATGACGGCGCCAGGAGGATTCCGGCCGTCAATGCCCAGCACTTCAGGAACGTCCTCGGCAGGTACGCCACGGGCGTCGTGGCCGTCACCGCGATCGACACGCTGACCGGGGAACCGTGCGGCCTGGCCGTCAACTCCTTCACGTCGGTGAGCCTCGACCCGCCGCTGGTGGCGTTCTGCGTCTCGGGCGACAGCACGAGCTGGCCGCGGCTGAGGGCCGCCGCGAGCGTGTGCGTCAACGTGCTCGCCGAACAGCAGCGGGAGGCGTGCGAGCGGCTCGCCGCCCCGGGCGGGGACAAGTTCGCGAATCTGTCGTGGGCCCTGTCCCCCGGCGGCGCCCCCGTCCTGGACGGCGCGCTCGCCTGGATCGACTGCGTCGTGGACGTGGAGCACCCCGCCGGCGACCACGTGATCGTCGTCGCCCGGGTCACCGGACTGGACCGGCACGACGACGGCGGCCCTCTGGTGTTCTTCCGGGGCGCGTACGGGGGGTTCCGCTCCTGA
- a CDS encoding TIGR00725 family protein, whose protein sequence is MWQVAVCGPGECTSQEAEAARAVGRLLAEHGAVVLCGGYGGVMAAAAAGAREAGGVAVGVLSGRDRSGASPDLTVALPTGLGEARNALIVRAADAVVVVGGSWGTLSELALAQRGGTPVITLGGWRVLDAGGRPVPGPVAAADPAEAVRLALAAAGRAGPLSP, encoded by the coding sequence ATGTGGCAGGTCGCGGTGTGCGGGCCGGGCGAGTGCACCTCGCAGGAGGCCGAGGCGGCCCGCGCCGTGGGCCGTCTGCTGGCCGAGCACGGCGCGGTCGTGCTGTGCGGCGGGTACGGCGGGGTGATGGCCGCCGCCGCGGCGGGCGCCCGGGAGGCCGGCGGCGTCGCGGTCGGCGTCCTGTCCGGGCGGGACCGGTCCGGGGCGAGCCCGGACCTCACCGTGGCCCTGCCCACCGGCCTGGGCGAGGCCCGCAACGCGCTGATCGTGCGGGCCGCCGACGCGGTCGTCGTCGTGGGCGGCTCCTGGGGCACGCTGTCCGAGCTGGCCCTCGCCCAGCGGGGCGGCACGCCCGTGATCACCCTCGGCGGCTGGCGGGTCCTCGACGCCGGGGGCCGCCCGGTGCCCGGTCCGGTGGCCGCCGCCGATCCGGCCGAGGCCGTACGGCTGGCGCTGGCCGCCGCGGGACGGGCGGGCCCGCTCAGCCCTTGA
- a CDS encoding SDR family oxidoreductase: MTLFSVEGKTVVVTGGSRGIGKMIARGFLDAGATVYISSRKKDELEATAAELGCHAVQADLSTPDGVEALAHAVSERDSSLDVLVNNAGASWGAPLEEYPEHAFDKLWDINVKGVFFLTRRFLPLLRAAASPDDPARVINIGSIDGLRVPFMENYAYSAAKAGVHMLTRHLAHQLARESITVNAIAPGPFESKMMAFALDDPQMRGAIESGVPLGRIGRPDDMAGAAIFLASRAGSYLTGAVIPVDGGISTHG, encoded by the coding sequence ATGACTCTGTTCTCGGTGGAAGGCAAGACGGTCGTCGTCACGGGCGGGTCCCGGGGCATCGGGAAGATGATCGCGCGGGGGTTCCTCGACGCGGGCGCCACCGTCTACATCTCCTCACGGAAGAAGGACGAGCTGGAGGCCACGGCCGCCGAGCTGGGCTGCCACGCCGTACAGGCGGACCTGTCCACCCCCGACGGCGTCGAGGCGCTGGCGCATGCCGTGTCGGAGCGGGACAGCAGCCTCGACGTGCTCGTCAACAACGCGGGGGCGAGCTGGGGCGCGCCGCTGGAGGAGTACCCCGAGCACGCCTTCGACAAGCTCTGGGACATCAACGTCAAGGGCGTGTTCTTCCTCACCCGCCGCTTCCTGCCGCTGCTGCGCGCCGCCGCGTCGCCCGACGACCCGGCACGGGTGATCAACATCGGGTCGATCGACGGGCTCCGCGTGCCGTTCATGGAGAACTACGCGTACTCGGCGGCCAAGGCGGGCGTCCACATGCTCACCCGGCACCTGGCCCACCAGCTCGCCCGGGAGTCGATCACGGTCAACGCGATCGCGCCCGGGCCGTTCGAGTCGAAGATGATGGCCTTCGCGCTCGACGACCCCCAGATGCGCGGCGCGATCGAGAGCGGCGTTCCGCTCGGCCGGATCGGCAGGCCCGACGACATGGCGGGGGCGGCCATCTTCCTCGCCTCACGCGCCGGGTCGTACCTGACCGGTGCGGTGATCCCGGTGGACGGCGGGATCTCCACCCACGGGTAG
- a CDS encoding TetR/AcrR family transcriptional regulator, with protein sequence MGAVNQRKDSGGTAAPVRAKRGAAGSASERRDHLVKLAAELFARKGFQATTVREIALEAGILSGSLYHHFDSKETIVDEVLRTFLEDLIARYRAALDTRTDPRSVLAEMVRIGFGTLEDHRAAITVMQNDWNYLRSLPGDRFDYLVRAEDEVERLWVEQIKSGQAAGQFRPDVDPKLTYRMIRDTIWVTVRWFRPDGRLDTDALADHFGKLLFDGLATGERASRPS encoded by the coding sequence ATGGGAGCCGTGAACCAGCGTAAGGACTCCGGCGGCACGGCCGCGCCGGTCAGGGCGAAGCGGGGGGCGGCCGGTTCGGCGTCCGAACGGCGCGACCACCTCGTCAAGCTCGCCGCCGAGTTGTTCGCGCGCAAGGGCTTCCAGGCCACCACCGTGCGGGAGATCGCACTGGAGGCCGGCATCCTCTCCGGCAGTCTCTACCACCACTTCGACTCCAAGGAGACGATCGTCGACGAGGTGCTGCGCACCTTCCTCGAGGATCTGATCGCCCGTTACCGCGCGGCCCTGGACACCCGGACCGACCCGCGCTCGGTCCTGGCGGAGATGGTCAGGATCGGCTTCGGCACTCTGGAGGACCACCGAGCGGCCATCACGGTCATGCAGAACGACTGGAACTACCTGCGCTCGCTGCCCGGCGACCGGTTCGACTACCTGGTGCGGGCCGAGGACGAGGTCGAGCGCCTGTGGGTGGAGCAGATCAAGAGCGGCCAGGCCGCCGGGCAGTTCCGCCCCGACGTCGACCCCAAGCTGACCTACCGGATGATCCGCGACACGATCTGGGTGACCGTGCGCTGGTTCCGCCCGGACGGCAGGCTCGACACCGACGCGCTCGCCGACCACTTCGGCAAGCTGCTGTTCGACGGCCTGGCGACCGGCGAACGGGCGAGCCGCCCGTCATGA
- a CDS encoding ATP-grasp domain-containing protein: protein MKVAYVTTDHPAAELDDEREIALAAWLGAGIEGSPVNWHDPRVDWSDFDAAVVRSPWDYIDRRDEFVAWAHRVESVTRLFNPAQVIEWNTDKTYLPTLGVPTVPTHWPTRGGDPGADLPGWDEYVVKPAVSAGARDTVRTADRDAAAGHAAKLLAEGRTVMVQPYVPSVEQEGELSLLYFGGQFSHAVRRHPMLAGVAETRENRATLRDPDDDQFALAERVLAAVPPNLLYARVDLVRMPDGEPVLIELELTEPYLFLRDELAAPDLFAETLAEMLKG, encoded by the coding sequence ATGAAGGTCGCCTACGTCACCACTGACCACCCGGCGGCCGAGCTGGACGACGAGCGGGAGATCGCCCTCGCCGCCTGGCTCGGCGCCGGCATCGAGGGCTCGCCGGTGAACTGGCACGACCCCCGCGTCGACTGGTCGGACTTCGACGCGGCGGTGGTGCGGTCCCCATGGGACTACATCGACCGTCGTGACGAGTTCGTCGCGTGGGCCCACCGGGTGGAGTCGGTCACGCGGCTGTTCAACCCGGCACAGGTGATCGAGTGGAACACCGACAAGACCTATCTGCCTACGCTCGGCGTGCCCACCGTTCCCACCCACTGGCCCACCCGGGGCGGCGACCCCGGTGCGGACCTGCCCGGCTGGGACGAGTACGTGGTCAAGCCCGCCGTCTCGGCGGGGGCCCGCGACACCGTCCGCACCGCGGACCGGGACGCCGCCGCCGGTCACGCGGCGAAGCTGCTCGCCGAGGGCCGCACGGTCATGGTCCAGCCGTACGTCCCGTCCGTCGAGCAGGAGGGGGAGCTGTCGCTGCTGTACTTCGGCGGGCAGTTCAGCCACGCCGTACGGCGGCACCCCATGCTCGCGGGTGTGGCGGAGACCCGGGAGAACCGCGCCACCCTGCGCGACCCGGACGACGACCAGTTCGCCCTCGCCGAGCGGGTCCTGGCCGCGGTGCCGCCCAACCTGCTGTACGCCCGGGTGGACCTGGTGCGGATGCCGGACGGCGAGCCGGTCCTGATCGAGCTGGAGCTCACCGAGCCCTACCTGTTCCTGCGGGACGAGCTGGCCGCGCCGGACCTGTTCGCCGAGACCCTCGCCGAGATGCTCAAGGGCTGA
- a CDS encoding ThuA domain-containing protein yields MPRNLILSGGVAHDFPATSAALAGVLAEIGIESEITEDIAGALAEPPPVGLITVNAFRWRIDGDDFAEERDRWRFETPDSVRRTLLAHLARGGGLLAVHTASLCFDDWPEWAEIVGGAWRWGKSYHPPIGPAEVGLAGGHPIVDGLTGFEVTDEVYTDLDVLPDVEPLAYSGDQPLLWARTVAGGRVVYDALGHDTRSYENPVRRALLRRAARWLLGN; encoded by the coding sequence ATGCCGCGCAACCTCATCCTGTCCGGGGGAGTGGCCCACGACTTCCCGGCCACCTCGGCCGCCCTCGCGGGCGTCCTCGCCGAGATCGGCATCGAGTCGGAGATCACCGAGGACATCGCCGGGGCACTGGCCGAGCCCCCGCCGGTCGGCCTGATCACCGTGAACGCGTTCCGCTGGAGGATCGACGGCGACGACTTCGCGGAGGAGCGCGACCGGTGGCGCTTCGAGACGCCGGACTCCGTCAGGCGCACGCTGCTCGCTCACCTCGCGAGGGGCGGCGGGCTGCTCGCCGTGCACACCGCCTCGCTCTGCTTCGACGACTGGCCGGAGTGGGCCGAGATCGTGGGCGGCGCCTGGAGATGGGGCAAGTCGTACCACCCGCCGATCGGCCCGGCGGAGGTCGGGCTCGCGGGCGGCCACCCGATCGTCGACGGCCTGACCGGCTTCGAGGTGACCGACGAGGTCTACACCGACCTCGACGTCCTGCCGGACGTGGAGCCGCTGGCGTACTCGGGGGACCAGCCCCTGCTGTGGGCGAGAACCGTGGCAGGCGGCAGGGTCGTGTACGACGCGCTCGGCCACGACACCCGCTCGTACGAGAACCCGGTGCGCCGCGCCCTGCTGCGGCGGGCGGCGCGGTGGCTCCTCGGGAACTGA
- a CDS encoding GntR family transcriptional regulator, which translates to MARSSLYQQVAAEVRRAIYAGELAPGDQIPTEADLMEAHGVSRNTVRLALGELENEGLILRMRRRGTFVRERRPLLMRPQDEFLPYDQEEPRFDTFVHAVRSEGRTADQRIEVSIVEPPEDVATRLALADGALAVVRRRLRFVDGQPYNTLDSYFPLEIVGDSEIARPGDITRGANRVLEELGHLQVRVIDDLSARMPTSDESSRLQLEPGTPVVVHTRVGYDADDTPVRVAVSVLPADKHLIRYELERH; encoded by the coding sequence ATGGCACGATCGTCGCTCTACCAGCAGGTGGCCGCTGAGGTGCGCAGGGCCATCTACGCGGGCGAACTCGCGCCGGGCGACCAGATCCCGACCGAGGCCGACCTCATGGAGGCGCACGGCGTCAGCCGCAACACCGTACGGCTGGCACTGGGCGAGCTGGAGAACGAGGGTCTCATCCTGCGGATGCGCCGGCGTGGAACGTTCGTACGCGAGCGCCGCCCCCTCCTCATGCGCCCCCAGGACGAGTTCCTCCCGTACGACCAGGAGGAGCCGCGGTTCGACACGTTCGTCCACGCGGTCCGCTCCGAGGGCCGTACGGCGGACCAGAGGATCGAGGTCTCGATCGTCGAGCCGCCCGAGGACGTGGCCACCCGCCTCGCCCTCGCCGACGGCGCCCTGGCCGTCGTGCGCCGGCGGCTGCGCTTCGTGGACGGCCAGCCGTACAACACGCTGGACTCCTACTTCCCCCTGGAGATCGTGGGGGACTCCGAGATCGCCCGGCCCGGCGACATCACGCGCGGGGCCAACCGGGTGCTGGAGGAGCTGGGACACCTCCAGGTCCGCGTGATCGACGACCTCTCGGCGCGCATGCCGACCTCGGACGAGTCGTCACGGCTCCAGCTGGAGCCCGGCACACCGGTCGTCGTCCACACCCGGGTCGGCTACGACGCCGACGACACGCCCGTACGCGTCGCCGTGTCCGTGCTGCCCGCAGACAAGCATCTGATCCGATACGAGCTGGAACGTCATTGA